The region GAAGATGTTTGAGAGGAGTAAGATGGTGCAAATAACAACTGGATTGGATCTTCTCAGCTATTCTGTTTGTATATTTTTGTCATCTGCTTCTTTGTACATTCTCCATAATCTTCACAAGGGAGAGTTGGACTAAGAGGAATAGGAACTTTTATTCATgtttgtatgtatgtatatatatatatatatacatatgtacgTGTGTGTATATACAGCAACAAAAAGAGAAATGGAAGTATATGGATTTAACAGTCAAATTTATAGAAACATTTTTCATGTGAATTGTGAAGTAGTAGATTGAGTTGAGTATGAATGAGAAAGTTTCCAAAAAGCAATGAATAACTGAATAAAAAAAAAGTAGAGTTGCGTCTGCCGGGAGTCGAACCCGGGTCTATTGCTTGGAAGGCAATTATCCTAACCGTTGGACTACAAACGCTGTTTGGAAGAAATCAATAAACtatactatatataaatatatgtagttTGCATTATATTTATTAGGGATATTTGCAACATAAGCACCCAATATTTGAGTTTTTAGAtccaatatttatttttagtggcaatagttACCAAAATCAGTAAAAGTGTAATTCCGTCAGACTCCTCCATTAGGTCTCCGTTTCatgatgactggaccaacacgtgtcacttcgtgattggtccagctcaataatattttaaaaataattatgatttggaccaataaaaacgtaACACGTGTTTGCTTAATCAGCTCATTAACAGACCTAACAGAGGAGACTGACGAAATTacacttttactgactttggttactattgccactaaaaataaacattgggtttatgcgcgtacaaaacccaaacattagTTACTTATGCCGCAATTATCCCTATTTATTATCTGAGTTTTGTAAAACTAAATTTCTAACTGTGATGAGTATTACTAATCTGAAAACATAACAGCAAAATGATTGAATTGAATCTGAAAACAATTATTATTCAAAAACAGTTTCCTTTCTTTTGTTTACAAATTTTCTATGTActctttttccttttatttttttctaaccAATTGTTCAAATATTAACATACAATCTCAGGTTGTCAACAAGGCTTGATTTTCGTAATTTAGTAAAGGCAATGCCATTGATCTGCCGAGCTCTTTCTCTCGAAAGTTTCAACACTCTCCCAATCTCCCCAAATGACTTGGGATACTCACCATTCAGCCCAAAATGCAGCCTCACCACATGAGCTTCTCTCTCACTCAACACTGTCCTCAAAAGCTTCTCCATTTCTTGCTTCAAAAGCTCCCTCTTCAGCATCTTTTCAGGCATTGTTTCGTCTGGTCCTGGTATGATCTCCTACATCAGATTTCAAATCACAAATGAGCTTTGTTTTGACTATGTTTGAGTGATTTCATTCATGTCATGAGTAGTGTTTTCAAGGCAACTAACCTGCAATGTCATACAACCTCGGTCTGTCACCGCGCAATCCAATGAAATCGGAGGGCGGTTTCTTTGTGAAACTAGCCTCACTGTTGAGACATTTTCTTTGAGTTCTTCAGCAACTTCTTCATAAGTTGGTAAACGCAATAGTCTTCTGTTTAAGACATTGTTGGCTTCTGTGATTTTTGCTATCATAGCACACTTGTTGCCCTGCATAGCAAAAGCTATCCATACATTCACCAGTTACCACTATTTGAGTAAAGACCAACCTCAGTCTTGTGGTAAGTGAGGTCCAATACAACATGTAACATTTTTCAATTATTACAtacaaaatgatatttttctaaaatttgaaactttattatataaaaatatattattttccaaagggttatttgcggcaaaagtactcaaattattatgtttgtagcacttaagttcctaagttatttttttggcTGCGAAAGTACCTTCCGTCCATGTTTTGGCGCAGTTTAGTACAACTGTTAATACTCACCATTAAGTTCGTTTGTAAAACGTAGGTAAAAATACTCAATTAAAGGGATATTTGCGACTAAAATACCCACTTTAAAAGATGTTTGTAGTGAAAGTACCCAAGTTATAAGCGAATTTCACACCAAATAGACAGACTTAATGATAAAACAGACACTTGTCCTAAAATGCACCAAAACATGAACAAAAAGTACTTTCGCTACAAACATAATAATTTAAGTATTCTCCCCGCAAATATCCATTTTCCAAAAGATAAACACATACTAGAGCTAGAAACTATTATCTATTTAAATTTCTATGTGTATCTATGACCAAAAACATCAGACTTTGTGGAACAAATTTGATTTTGGTATGGTAACTAAAGAGTAATATAAGCCAGAAATcaaaagggttacatagaaaagTCTAAATGAGACAATGACTCACCGGTAATTTGACCATTCTAGATTTTTTTTCTATGGCTTTAATGATAGCTTGTCTAATCCACCAGTAGACATAAGTTGATAACTTGTACCCTCTATGTGGATCAAATTTATATGCTCCTCTAAGAAGTCCAATGCTACCCTCCTGCCAAATTAGAATGATTTCATTATTGAGGCAAATTAAAGCcaataattaaaatcaaattatgtATGAGATGAGAACCTGAACAAGGTCTTGAAAGGTTAATCCTTTGTCTTGGTAACCAGAAGCAATTGAAGAAACTAGTCTCTTGTAACTCCTTGTGATCTTCTCTTGTGACTCTCTTTCTTTGCATAATACCTTATCTATGCTCCTCATCTCCATCTTCATAGCCTTGGCCAACTCTTTTGAGGTTGGTTCATGTTCTTTACCATTTTTCAGTCTTTGTCTAGCTACTTCTAGCTTTGCTCCCTCCTTTTACAATAATTAACATTTGGGCCAAACTTGAAAGATCAAAACCTTATAATACCATAAATGCattaaaaaatgagaacaattaaaaagaagaggaaaaaaaaaagtacCTTGAGGATGAAACAATAGTCTGCCTCTTCTCTTGAACTCAAAAACCCAGTTGAGATTTTCAAATTTCCAACACTCTTTTCCTCTTTCACATCATCCAAAAATTTCAACCTTTTACCTCTAATATTCCTCTTTCTCCACATAACCAACTCATTACTACTCTCATTCTCATCCCCTCTCCAACTCCAAACCATAtcgccgccaccaccaccacccaccTCATCCACAGCCTCTCTAGCCGCCTTAGCCGCCGCTCGAGCCAGCGTCACGGCCTCGGCGGCGGCTGCTACTACCAATGCCTCATTTGAGACTAAATTGAGGCCAAATTTGGAAGGAGGAATAGTGGAGAGTGAGAGTGTTGGAAGGTTTGGAGAGTGGTTTGGTGAAGAGCACAAACTTGTGTTTATGGCCATGCAAAAAAAAAGTGTTAAGTGAAGGTGAGTGAGGTATAAAAGATTGTAGCTTTATTTTAATCCAACGAAGTTGGAGATTGTTATATATAGCTTTTTAGATATTTTGTTATAGACTTTGATATGTGGGACACAAAACCGTTCTTGGTAAAGTGTTTTTGATATGGAGAGTGAGGATAGAAAGAGTTTGAGCTTTTTGTGGATGAAATTTAACTCACCTATAtactattattttatttcataGTCTTTATTATTTATAGCTTATTTTATGTACAATGGACTTTTCTATGTATTTTTGTCACTTTATTTATGTAATGTGATTTGCTTTAGGGAGGTAGaatatatagatttttttttatattgggcAAAAACATTGCATGGACCAATATGTTTCTAGTAGCATTCCTAGGAAATGGTAATTAATTTTCACccacttaattatttatttatttatttattttatcaagAGAGTAGTCAAATGTAATTGTAATTTTTTGACAATAGAGGAGTTATCAAGTAATTATTATAATTCACTCTTATTACTCTAAAATTACCTAAATAATATGGATGTGTTATGGTCattatcttctatataaaaagtgtgtagaaaatggaaattttttgtttgaacagttttttattttttttcgttaactttaactgaatattcttatatttaacaaaatattattatatttaacggtagattgtaaacattatttaaacttaaataaaaataaataaataaataaacaaattataggatattttaaagatattttacaatgataattatttaaaaataaaaaaaccatatattttataacttaaataaaatttaattaaacttaaacttaatattatattaaatatataatatataatcttttgttgtcattgccaaattcaaaaactagaaaaaacataaactttttaaaaaattaattaattaaaataggatattttaaaaatatttgatgataatttaattaattaaatcatatttattaaaaaataataaagacatacatatcatttttttatcttataaatttgtgtgataatttattttttatcaagtgatttgagctctttttcttcatcaaattcaccaaaggacattgtgagatacattagaaactaaaaaataAGCGATGCATGTATACAACTTTCTACACtgtgactttttctattattattttatttatattgttaatttatttttaaatattattgtattttatatagatatatgtcatgtagccatgtaaaacgttgtgtttagatatcatatattttagatatcatatatatacatagattattgatataaatatttatatatactataaaattataattcattctattatatatatattttaaaacaatgaactggtttttattaaaattatagacaatatttataactttaaaactaaacaagcGTATATTGCGCGTTGCTTCtacttaatataattaaataagcTAATTCAACCTAGTAAGTTTAATCAGTGATAATAACTTAATCTATTAAACGATTTCTATAACATACTATTAAACTACAAAATCCTAGTTGACTTGACTTTACCTCATTAAATAACAATAACAttcttaatttaaaattaataataataaaaaaacaaaatcaggatttttttttttaaatcaataaaatatttcCACGTGGCATATTTTGGTTGGGTACAGGCGAGTGGTACAGTGTACTGCAATACAGATTATAATCAACTAAGACCAACCACACTCATTTTGGCGCCAATTCAAGCTGACTCTGACTTTGGGGTTTGGCACTGTCTCACTCCGACATTCCCCTTTCTAATTTTTGAAACCCTAGTTTTCACTTCTCACTCCCAAAATCAATCACCGTTGCTGGAATCGTGATGCTCGTACGGTAACAATACAGGCAAAGCAGTCTTCGACGATGAAGGAGCCTCCCTCTAAGCGCCCCAGGATCGTTAGGTCTGTACACATTCTCTGTTATTGATCAGTATTCGCCATTGTCTTTAGTTTCAATAAATTTAGGGTTTAATCAATGGATTTCGGTGTTTTAACCCTTTACTAGGCTTTCAGAAAACGAAGTGAACTTTAGAAGAAGCTTaaatagcttttttttttaaagctGTTTCAAGCTTTCGAAAATCGaaagtgatatttttgtgatCCTTTAGCTGAATCCATAGTGGGGGTTGTATATCTATTACTGTTTTCCTCTCTGGTGCTTTGTTCCTTTtgggttttttgttttttgttttgggCAATCAATTTGGGGATTGCTccctaaaaagaaaaaaaaatgaagttgtAGACTTTTGTTAGTATTAAAAACTTAAAAGAGTAATTTGATGTTAACATATGTATGAGGTCATATTCTATTGATTCTATTAAAATGGTGGGTCTTACTCTTTTTCAGAGGAGATGATGACTATATGCCTGGAAACATAATTGAGATAGAGCTTCATAATTTTATGACATTCAGTCATTTGACATGCAAACCCGGACCTCGACTGAACCTTGTAATTGGACCAAATGGATCTGGAAAAAGCTCCCTTGTATGTGCCATTGCACTTGGACTTGTTGGTGAGCCTTCGGTAAGTTATTACCCGATAACTTAATTGTTTAAGAGATTTTAATCAGAGTTTATAAAGATGGGAAATCTTTGTTCTATTAGCTGCTTGGGAGGGCAACAAGTGTTGGTGCATATGTGAAGCGTGGAGAGGAATCTGGATATACTAAGATTACCTTGCGAGGGGCCACTAAAGAGGAACGTATTACCATTATGCGAAAAATGGATGCACGTAACAAGTCTGAGTGGTTGTTAAATGGTAATGTTTAAGTTTtcatcaaaaaataatttaacagTTTTTGAGTTTTGGAGCTTGGACAAATAGTGGATATATGTAAGCTCTAATGcaaaataatgattttttttatattatactaTTATATGGGATCTTGCTCTTCCTGTTAAATTAGGCTCACTTTTTGGTTCATagtaatatataaattatatgcCACCTTTTGTGAAATGTATCTTCTTTCTGGTTTGTGCTATATTATTAAGGGAAATGCAGTATTATaatattaacaagcaaaattCACCTATCACTATTGTGGACAGCGAGGAACACTTGCATTGAATTTTCTCATCTGTTTGTTTTAGGAAAAGTGGTGCCTAAGAAGGATATTGCTGATATAACTAAAAGGTTCAACATCCAAGTCAGCAATTTGACTCAGGCGAGTTTCTTTATCACTCACTGATTAAAATATGAATTAGTACAAGTGACAAGTTCAATGAACACATCTTTTTTTCACTGTGAAACCTGAAATTAAAGCACATGTTAAAAATCATATAGGGAacaagtttttatttattttaaacatgTGTTTTAATCTGAGCTATTAGATCAACCTGATATAACGGTGTAAAAACTTGTGTAAAGATATTTGTTAATTAAACTTGTCCCATATACATAAGTTTATATTAGTCTTCACGAATCTGTCTGTTGAACTACCTTTTGTGAGAGTTTTTTTTTCCTTAGCAAGGAGTGAAGCCAACCCAAGTGAGTTAGTTTAATTTTTCTGAGCGGGTTAATTTCTTACAGACCAAATTTATATGAAATGACCTACTATGCTCAATTGGGCAACTAAGTCCTTCCTATGGTGGATGGAAAGGTTTATAATTGGAtggcctctctctctctcttaaccCAAAAAAACACTTTTGATTGAAGGCAATATCATTTTATTTGAGAGCTAAATTCAACGTGTAAAGCTTAAAATTCTTTTTGCTATATCCCTCGGTTTCTTTACGTtgctatcatttttttttcctcaaTAAATGAATCTTCTTTTATATTTTGTATAAATATGGTTTAATAATTATTTCATAGCTATGATTATTAATCAGAGACTTTCTTTGACATTAATTAAGCTACAATACTTATTTTCCTTTTTCATTGGTGGGGGGTTGTGGAAATAGTTTCTGCCGCAAGACAGAGTCTGCGAATTTGCCAAGTTATCTCCTGTAGAACTTCTTGAAGAGACTGAGAAGGCTGTTGGCGATCCTCAACTTCCAATTCGGCATCGTGCACTAATAGAAAAAAGTAAGGAAGTGAAGAATTTAGAGCGAGTAAGTTTCCAGATAATATATATTTTCTGAACGGAGTTTAAAATTCCTGAAACTTCCTCCTTATCACATTGAAAATCCTCGTTTAGGCTATTGAGACAAATGAAAAAACTTTGGATCAGCATAAGGCATATATTGCTGAACAACAAAGAGAGGTTGAGCGAGTTCGTCAAAGAGAACAACTTCTAGTCAAGGTTTGTTTGTGGGTTTAACTTTTTGTTCTCATTGTTGCTAGGCCCATTCATGCTTGAAATGCCTTGTTTGCAATTATTTGTAGGCTGAGACCATGAAAAAGAAAGTGCCATGGCTAAAGTATGACATGATGAAGGCAGAATATTTGGAAGCCAAGGAAAAGGAGAAAGATGCAAAGAAAAAGCTGGATGAAGCTGCAAAATTACTGAAGAATCTTGAAGAACCTATTGTGTATGATCTATTGGTCTGACTAGATATTTTGTGTGTCTTGTATGAAAAAGTAATTATTAAGTGATAAAATCAAATCTTTCATGTAGTATTAGTCAATCAGGTTATTCTGAGAGTCAGGAAGAGCTGTTTCAGGTGTATGTAAGGTTTTGAGTAATTAAAACAAAGATAACACAAATTGTAGAGAAAGGTTGTTCATTTCATGGTCTTCATAAGTCGCATGCGTAAAGCTGCTCTGGTGTTAAATATTTTATGAGATCCTAGCATATAAATTATCTTGTATATTACCTTTGTTGAGTTGTACGATTAGTTTCAAAAAATTATAGACATGGCATAACAATCTTGCCAATATGTCAGATGTCATGTGTGTTTGTTGCTTCTTATTTCTAAAATCAAATTGCTTGTTTTGGTTTTGCTCTGATTCTTAACACACTGTTGCAGgagaaaaaagaaagagaaaggtaATCTTAATGCCAAAGTTGAAAAGATGGCTGGTCGCATTGATGTTAATGCCCAAAAGCGTATCACTACTCTCGGGGAGGCAGAATCCTGGGTAGGTTTAATGGCTTATATTTCATCTTTCTGTAATTTTTTTGCAAGGACTTGTTTATGTGTTTATTCTCTAATATACATGTGAAGGATAAGTTGAgaggtgtgtgtgtgtgtttactCTTTAGTATTCTATATTCTCCAATAATCATTAAAATGTTTATAGGGTGTGAAAGTGCAAGGGAGTTACGAAGCAATGGAAAACTTGAAGAGAGATGAAGAATCTCGCCAACAAAGAATCTTAAAAGCCAAGGAAGAGCTTGCTGCTGCTGAATTGGAACTTGAAAATATGCCTCCTTACGAACCTCCTAAGGATGAAATTGTAAGTAAGTAGTGTGTAATGGGTAAAACTATATTATACTAGCTCCTTCCTTATTACAGAAATGAACTTATTTGATCTTCATTAAAATTCTGTCCAAGTATCTAATATATGAAACAACATTTGCCCATTCAACACTTATTTGTGTATATTTCAATCTTTTATTATTATGCTTTTTTTTCTTATGAAAAGTTACTAGTTAGTTTCTCAGTTATTTGGCTTGGTTAAACACATTTGCTCTTGTTATTCATTTTTTCTCTTATCAGGAAACATTGCGCAGTCAAATATCTGACCTACACGTTTCTGCGGCTGAAAAAAGGCGTCGTAAACAAGAGAAGGAAaaacttttgtttcaaaaaaatCAAGCTCTTAAAGAGTACCAGCACAGGTTAATTTAGCAGGATCATGTTATCCATGTGCAATTCCAGGATTTCATTTAACTTGACACATCTTTCTACTGTTTAGTTAATTAACCCTTACTCTTTGCAGGTTAAAACAAATTCAGGGAAAAAATATGAAACTTCTGCAAGCATTGAAAAGTTCTGGAAGTCACAAAATATTTGAAGCTTATGATTGGGTGCAAAGTCATCGCGAAGATTTTAAAAAGGAAGTTTATGGTCCTGTGCTGTTGGAGGTACACACACGAAAGTCTTGATTGTTTAGTTTACTGATTACTGCTTTTTTCACAATTAACTTCATTGAAGTCTCTCTGAGCACAAACTCAGGTTAATGTACCAGAGCAAATTCACACCAACTACTTAGAAGGTCATGTTCCTAGCTACATCTGGAAGGTAGTTTCATGTAAATATTAATGTTTTTTGTGTACTccatatttcttttttctttgatgTCAAAATCAAGGTTTTTGTCGACAGTTCCTTTCATATTTTTTCTCCTCTTCAAAAAAATTTCCTGCGAAATcttcttttataattttcttgGGATTTATCTTGAATGAAGttattcttttatttaataattttcttGGGGAGGTGCTCAATGTTTAGTTTACTTTTAACTAATATATCATGTCAGAACATTGCTTGTTTTTGTAATGCAGTTAGGTATCATTATATTTATGTGAAGTAACAGGAAAACATTATACTATTGAGAAAACAGGAATTCGTCAACTTATTTCCTACCTATAATTTGTTTTTGAATCTGGATAGTTCACCCTGAATCTGTTTTTCACAGGCTTCTTCTTTATCTAGGAATATAGATAGTAGTTTTGAAATATGTGAAGCCACTCGAGGTGTAGCTTTCCCTTGGATTACGTTGCATCTTCACAGACTTATTAGTTAATTTGTTATTAATATCTGGGTGATTgtgcaattttttttaacaaatattCTATCCCCCACCCCCTTTTCCACCATAAAAAAATCTCTTGTTTTGTGGGCTCATATTCTTTTACACTGCTTTGGCACTACACTGCTTAATTTGTATCTAGGATTGACTTTGATACCTATTCAATAGTAATCTTGTAAATTCTTGTGTTGATATATTATTTTCCTGTTTTGTAGTCTTTCATAACTCAAGATCCTCACGACCGAGATCTTTTAGTCAAAAACTTAAAGTCATTTGGTGTTCCCACATTAAATTATGTGGCAGGCAAACATTTTTCCGCTGATCCATATCAGATTTCTGAGCAGGTATTTCTCCTTAGTCTTGAAGCTCTGAGTATTTCTGAGTTTGTTTGTCTGTATTCATTTATTAATTTTCAACATTTGGTACATAGCAGATGCGTGAACTTGGGATATGTTCACGACTAGACCAAGTATTTGATGCTCCTTTTGCCGTCAGGGAGGTTTTGACTTCCCAATGCCGATTGGATAAATCAGTATGATTCTTATGCTTTGGCCTTGATTCTGCTAGATATTTCATGAATAGTTTAAAACAAAGATAATAGGACTGCACAGTCTTGTTTAGAATTTTTGAGTAGTCTATTGGGATCAAAGATATGTAGTTGGCATTTCGCATTTGAAAATGACGACGTTTCTTGAGAAATACTGATATCTAGTGTTACAGTTAGCTTAGACTTTTTCTTGTTTCTGTCTTTTGTTTCAATGTCATCACTTTTGTTTATTGGCTCTACTTTTCTCAGTATATTGGGTCAAAGGAAACTGATCTCAAGGCTGATGAGGTCTCAAAGCTTGGAATTTTTGATTGCTGGACTCCAGAGAATCACTACCGGTGGTCTAGATCTAGATATGGGGGTCATGTTGCTGCAACTGTAGATACGGTGGTTCCATCACGACTTTTTTTATGTAGTATGATTCGACATATCCTTTTCTGTATTGGTGTGATCCCAATGATTACAATTTGTATTAACTGTCATTTGTATAGAGGTACTAATTCTCATAATTGTTTATCTTCTATGTTGCAGGTTTAGATGTTAAGGAAATAGAGAGGCTCAATGCCAAGATAATGGAGCTAGAAGAAGATATGACATCCTTAGAAGGAAGTGTTCGATCACTTCAGTCTGAGCAA is a window of Humulus lupulus chromosome 4, drHumLupu1.1, whole genome shotgun sequence DNA encoding:
- the LOC133829763 gene encoding RNA polymerase sigma factor sigD, chloroplastic, with product MAINTSLCSSPNHSPNLPTLSLSTIPPSKFGLNLVSNEALVVAAAAEAVTLARAAAKAAREAVDEVGGGGGGDMVWSWRGDENESSNELVMWRKRNIRGKRLKFLDDVKEEKSVGNLKISTGFLSSREEADYCFILKEGAKLEVARQRLKNGKEHEPTSKELAKAMKMEMRSIDKVLCKERESQEKITRSYKRLVSSIASGYQDKGLTFQDLVQEGSIGLLRGAYKFDPHRGYKLSTYVYWWIRQAIIKAIEKKSRMVKLPGNKCAMIAKITEANNVLNRRLLRLPTYEEVAEELKENVSTVRLVSQRNRPPISLDCAVTDRGCMTLQEIIPGPDETMPEKMLKRELLKQEMEKLLRTVLSEREAHVVRLHFGLNGEYPKSFGEIGRVLKLSRERARQINGIAFTKLRKSSLVDNLRLYVNI
- the LOC133829765 gene encoding structural maintenance of chromosomes protein 5 isoform X1, with translation MKEPPSKRPRIVRGDDDYMPGNIIEIELHNFMTFSHLTCKPGPRLNLVIGPNGSGKSSLVCAIALGLVGEPSLLGRATSVGAYVKRGEESGYTKITLRGATKEERITIMRKMDARNKSEWLLNGKVVPKKDIADITKRFNIQVSNLTQFLPQDRVCEFAKLSPVELLEETEKAVGDPQLPIRHRALIEKSKEVKNLERAIETNEKTLDQHKAYIAEQQREVERVRQREQLLVKAETMKKKVPWLKYDMMKAEYLEAKEKEKDAKKKLDEAAKLLKNLEEPIVRKKKEKGNLNAKVEKMAGRIDVNAQKRITTLGEAESWGVKVQGSYEAMENLKRDEESRQQRILKAKEELAAAELELENMPPYEPPKDEIETLRSQISDLHVSAAEKRRRKQEKEKLLFQKNQALKEYQHRLKQIQGKNMKLLQALKSSGSHKIFEAYDWVQSHREDFKKEVYGPVLLEVNVPEQIHTNYLEGHVPSYIWKSFITQDPHDRDLLVKNLKSFGVPTLNYVAGKHFSADPYQISEQQMRELGICSRLDQVFDAPFAVREVLTSQCRLDKSYIGSKETDLKADEVSKLGIFDCWTPENHYRWSRSRYGGHVAATVDTVVPSRLFLCSLDVKEIERLNAKIMELEEDMTSLEGSVRSLQSEQRHIDDEAARLEKEREEIIKIAQHESRKRREMQNRIDQKKQKLKSLEKEDDLDTRMAGLIDQCAKYNESRFKCVMKFKDLVVESVMLRQTLAINRMAVVEFDAKIRELEVNFKLNEKSSLQATMHYEDCKNAVRDCQEKLSAAKRHAESVAVLTPELGKEFLEMPTTIEELEAAIQDNISQANAIFSLNRNVLEEYEHRQRQIAAVSTKLEADRLKLQMQKDEIEELKESWLPTLRNLVAQINETFSRNFQEMAVAGEVSLEEHDMDFEQFGILIKVKFRQAGELKVLSAHHQSGGERSVSTILYLVSLQDLTHCPFRVVDEINQGMDPINERKMFQQLVRAASQPNTPQCFLLTPKLLPELEYSEACSILNIMNGPWIEQPSEAWSGGECWRNVARVLA
- the LOC133829765 gene encoding structural maintenance of chromosomes protein 5 isoform X2, whose translation is MKEPPSKRPRIVRGDDDYMPGNIIEIELHNFMTFSHLTCKPGPRLNLVIGPNGSGKSSLVCAIALGLVGEPSLLGRATSVGAYVKRGEESGYTKITLRGATKEERITIMRKMDARNKSEWLLNGKVVPKKDIADITKRFNIQVSNLTQFLPQDRVCEFAKLSPVELLEETEKAVGDPQLPIRHRALIEKSKEVKNLERAIETNEKTLDQHKAYIAEQQREVERVRQREQLLVKAETMKKKVPWLKYDMMKAEYLEAKEKEKDAKKKLDEAAKLLKNLEEPIVRKKKEKGNLNAKVEKMAGRIDVNAQKRITTLGEAESWGVKVQGSYEAMENLKRDEESRQQRILKAKEELAAAELELENMPPYEPPKDEIETLRSQISDLHVSAAEKRRRKQEKEKLLFQKNQALKEYQHRLKQIQGKNMKLLQALKSSGSHKIFEAYDWVQSHREDFKKEVYGPVLLEVNVPEQIHTNYLEGHVPSYIWKSFITQDPHDRDLLVKNLKSFGVPTLNYVAGKHFSADPYQISEQMRELGICSRLDQVFDAPFAVREVLTSQCRLDKSYIGSKETDLKADEVSKLGIFDCWTPENHYRWSRSRYGGHVAATVDTVVPSRLFLCSLDVKEIERLNAKIMELEEDMTSLEGSVRSLQSEQRHIDDEAARLEKEREEIIKIAQHESRKRREMQNRIDQKKQKLKSLEKEDDLDTRMAGLIDQCAKYNESRFKCVMKFKDLVVESVMLRQTLAINRMAVVEFDAKIRELEVNFKLNEKSSLQATMHYEDCKNAVRDCQEKLSAAKRHAESVAVLTPELGKEFLEMPTTIEELEAAIQDNISQANAIFSLNRNVLEEYEHRQRQIAAVSTKLEADRLKLQMQKDEIEELKESWLPTLRNLVAQINETFSRNFQEMAVAGEVSLEEHDMDFEQFGILIKVKFRQAGELKVLSAHHQSGGERSVSTILYLVSLQDLTHCPFRVVDEINQGMDPINERKMFQQLVRAASQPNTPQCFLLTPKLLPELEYSEACSILNIMNGPWIEQPSEAWSGGECWRNVARVLA